A genomic window from Coccinella septempunctata chromosome 9, icCocSept1.1, whole genome shotgun sequence includes:
- the LOC123320830 gene encoding transcription initiation factor TFIID subunit 7 isoform X1: MDFENDVENEKIVLEQQFILRLPHEEAIKLRNLLDTKPSKVKKSLKLDLNLDDNSGIVKFGKRKLYGCLRKFPTIIESYKTHDKVTICKTADINQVLICDFEKNDNKKLNFMHGITPPLKNVKKKRFRKTLINTERAVEVENIERELYYLLRTDLEAVSSKYEVTYEQDKENRPNNSELNLFGNISSEVNFNNFVFSTK; encoded by the exons atggattttgaaaatgatGTCGAAAACGAGAAAATCGTATTAGAGCAGCAGTTCATTCTTAGATTGCCACAT GAGGAAGCTATAAAACTTCGTAATTTGCTGGATACTAAACCAAGCAAGGTGAAGAAATCGTTGAAGCTTGATCTCAATTTAGATGATAATTCAGGAATTGTGAAATTCGGTAAACGTAAACTTTATGGTTGTTTGCGAAAATTTCCCACCATTATTGAGTCGTACAAAACTCATGATAAAGTAACAATCTGCAAAACTGCAGATATTAATCAAGTTCTCATCtgcgattttgaaaaaaacgaCAACAAAAAGTTGAACTTTATGCATGGAATTACTCCTCCCTTGAAGAATGTAAAGAAGAAAAGATTCAGGAAAACTCTTATAAACACAGAAAGGGCTGTTgaggttgaaaatattgaaagagaATTGTATTATCTTTTGAGAACCGATCTTGAGGCT GTATCTTCTAAATATGAAGTAACATATGAGCAAGACAAGGAAAATCGTCCAAATAACAGTG aaCTCAATCTTTTTGGGAACATATCTTCAGAggtaaatttcaacaattttgttttttcaacaaaataa
- the LOC123320828 gene encoding vacuolar protein sorting-associated protein 37B — MSYAILTEDCKRLTKTLEGLSNDELDAILNNDAKLEEILSNDDQTYLKEIQNEKETVMATNESMAEMNLGREPELTEKREKLQISSVEGEELSKRVEEKLKTLRDKNGDLSLETALALLRTAASEMEEESDSIAKKFMDEGGDLEDFLEQFLAKRKIMHLRLVKGDKMSKIIQRGNDPYLGNMPNYTNPPPLSVNLSYFPGIPSSMPPSSVPYPTGPLNMPMPPPYANVNYFQNHY, encoded by the exons atgtCTTATGCTATCTTAACAGAAGACTGCAAAAGATTAACAAAAACATTGGAAGGGCTATCAAATGACGAGCTTGATGCAATTCTTAATAATGATGCAAAATTAGAGGAAATATTGAGTAATGATGATCAG ACCTATCTTAAGgaaattcaaaatgagaaagAAACAGTTATGGCCACAAATGAATCTATGGCTGAAATGAATCTAGGGAGAGAACCAGAGTTAACGGAGAAAAGGGAAAAGCTGCAGATTTCTAGTGTAGAGGGTGAAGAACTATCTAAGCGAGTAGAGGAAAAACTCAAAACATTAA GAGATAAAAATGGTGATCTCTCCTTAGAAACTGCCCTAGCTTTATTGAGAACAGCTGCTAGTGAAATGGAGGAAGAATCAGATTCCATAGCCAAAAAGTTTATGGATGAAGGAGGAGATTTGGAAGATTTCCTGGAGCAATTCTTGGCTAAAAGAAAAATTATGCACCTTAGGTTAGTAAAAGGTGATAAAATGTCGAAGATAATTCAACGTGGAAACGATCCTTACTTGGGTAACATGCCCAATTACACCAATCCCCCACCACTAAGTGTGAATTTAAGTTATTTCCCAGGCATACCATCTAGTATGCCTCCTTCGTCTGTGCCTTATCCGACAGGTCCTTTAAATATGCCCATGCCACCACCATATGCTAATGTAAATTATTTCCAGAATCATTATTAG
- the LOC123320826 gene encoding rDNA transcriptional regulator pol5: MEETHVEDENIDVNDSSNHLKIKTTILDNFKNLTKDKDKVRNKAGAHLVKYLIENQENETEYKYALGRLIRGLGSSTVSARCGFYSTFMPLLNLSDVSVEQIFEVVEKELHKGKSNSKSENADVSMGHILVCTAIIRSGLYMKSSDEDQKKVLDCILNAGKERSYLLYPAYELILDLVENVSKDVFQSLILPVIKPQLEKPFSDYNLDSFYFLIMLTNKYPKLIGKQILKKISSSSTFIAESNLEAFSNILLAIPKISSLQHPVYELFGKMVVKTKFTIELIKHMDKALSKYNKNKHLVIINFLTIILKNIEEPNDVPHLLEQNFIQQTITVFRQLKGNEKDLQLKKLTHTLFDTILEVLKKDDVSEKTKISILKRLLFHPGTFIFEKITKSKLVQNITSTLKNEGVKELATIYKEVVMLENEKFNADTSETFQNNDRLYAANLLVKLLCHPSMHEENEWKCQQLKFFMQLGLTKQPKVGVELASSLKDTFFRSLDLKLSKLEHLSHVLLDVFNELDSYQSQGLEVRSPLTEEVSETWSKAKNLINKIQSKKTKKIKLVFEILFLHLSLQLFNDVKLAKDSLEELFSCYERLKKKKDAENENDPAWIEVVVELFLSLLSHNSSLLRKVVNCVFPHLCQYLNATAVHQILSVLDPNNEDNPLTNKGDISDDDDMSEDDEGEELSDEEDESDDEEVDDEEESSEEEDLDETKSDKLRKALQIALMQNTDNDGVESDIDIDQIDEEQGEKLNKALGDVFKQFKTNRGKSKKQNKNDETLTHFRIRALDLIEIFLDSNPSMILTLEILVPLLQLLEFSIKDNHQKPLQNRVKSCLKKMTSMKKFADCSEVTDKTLCDFLGSLLEKGTRNSTMLQFMGNEISQCCVFIIRCSQVLVNNEETPKKVKKHLREDITNIIKNSLDNYMRRRDCHLPNQIFKQTAQLNWNGNIELLKYLSSVIFEEDIKPYKKNLAADLIRICFTNHRLLTTCDDKLKDDLKEIAMGFLNECQKLFGNLVENQSNGNVREKFISYLFIIIAAIKKGPLEINEFQWKDLGEIIREYRSFIKTNQETKKTYNTLCSALGVSNIVQMKQSIVKFTNNKEDDDESSIISGNKTKKSKKKANNDKMKLKKEAKEERMKSLSEGLEGGFSNVENMNGHEPEADVEMNGDSNENVKSKKRKMINGELKKSKKMKTSA; this comes from the exons ATGGAAGAAACGCACGTGGAAGATGAAAATATAGATGTAAATGATAGTTCAAACCATTTGAAGATCAAAACTACAATTCTGGATAATTTTAAGAACCTAACAAAAGATAAGGATAAAGTGCGAAATAAAGCTGGTGCCCATTTAGTGAAATATTTGATAGAAAATCAAGAG AATGAAACTGAATACAAATATGCATTGGGCAGATTGATCAGAGGTCTTGGTTCATCAACGGTCAGTGCAAGATGCGGTTTCTACTCCACATTCATGCCATTATTGAATTTGTCAGATGTATCTGTGGAGCAGATATTCGAAGTTGTTGAGAAAGAACTTCATAAAGGAAAAAGCAACTCAAAAAGT GAGAATGCTGATGTTTCTATGGGCCACATTTTGGTATGCACTGCCATTATAAGGTCTGGCTTATACATGAAAAGTTCTGATGAAGATCAGAAAAAAGTACTGGACTGCATTTTGAATGCTGGGAAAGAAAGAAGCTATTTGCTATATCCTGCATATGAACTAATATTGGATTTGGTTGAAAATGTTAGCAAAGATGTTTTTCAATCCCTCATTCTGCCTGTGATAAAACCACAATTAGAAAAACCATTTTCTGACTACAATTTAGACTCATTCTACTTTTTGATAATGCTCACAAATAAATATCCCAAACTTATAGGcaaacaaattttgaaaaaaatatcatcgAGTTCGACTTTCATAGCCGAGAGCAATCTGGAAGCGTTCTCAAACATATTACTG gCCATTCCTAAAATATCATCCTTACAACATCCAGTTTATGAATTGTTTGGGAAAATGGTTGTTAAAACGAAATTCACCATTGAATTAATCAAACATATGGATAAGGCCCTATCCAAAtacaacaaaaacaaacatttaGTCATAATAAATTTCCTGaccataattttgaaaaatatagaaGAACCGAATGACGTTCCGCATCTCTtggaacaaaatttcattcaacaGACTATAACAGTATTCAGACAGCTAAAGGGTAATGAAAAAGACTTGCAACTGAAGAAACTAACCCACACACTCTTCGACACCATTCTCGAAGTATTGAAGAAAGATGATGTctcagaaaaaacaaaaatttctatCCTGAAAAGACTGTTGTTTCATCCTGGAACGTTCATATTTGAGAAGATCACCAAAAGCAAACTCGTTCAGAACATAACTTCAACTCTTAAAAACGAAGGTGTGAAAGAACTAGCCACCATATACAAGGAAGTTGTGatgttggaaaatgaaaaattcaacgcCGATACATCTGAAACCTTCCAAAATAACGATAGGTTATATGCCGCCAATTTGTTGGTCAAACTACTTTGTCATCCGAGCATGCACGAAGAGAATGAATGGAAGTGCCAACAGCTCAAGTTTTTCATGCAGTTGGGGCTCACAAAGCAGCCCAAAGTGGGCGTGGAATTAGCCA GTTCATTGAAGGACACATTCTTCAGATCACTGGACTTGAAGTTATCAAAATTGGAACACCTCAGCCACGTATTATTGGACGTTTTCAATGAACTGGACTCTTACCAGTCACAAGGTTTAGAAGTGAGATCTCCATTAACGGAAGAGGTCAGCGAGACGTGGTCCAAAGCCAAGAACCTCATAAACAAAATTCAATCcaagaaaacgaaaaaaattaagctcgtttttgaaattttattcttgCACTTGAGCCTACAACTATTCAATGACGTTAAATTGGCAAAGGATTCGTTGGAAGAACTGTTCAGTTGCTATGAAagattgaagaagaaaaaagatgCGGAAAATGAAAACGATCCAGCTTGGATAGAagttgttgttgaattattcCTCAGTCTCTTATCCCACAATTCAAGTCTCCTGAGAAAGGTTGTAAACTGTGTATTCCCGCATCTTTGCCAATACTTGAACGCTACAGCTGTGCATCAAATTTTATCGGTCCTGGATCCTAACAACGAAGATAACCCTCTTACGAATAAAGGTGACATAtctgatgatgatgatatgTCTGAAGATGATGAAGGAGAAGAATTAAGCGATGAAGAAGATGAAAGTGATGATGAAGAAGTGGACGATGAAGAAGAGAGCAGTGAAGAGGAGGATCTGGACGAAACTAAATCAGATAAGTTACGGAAAGCTTTACAGATCGCTTTAATGCAGAATACGGACAATGATGGAGTAGAAAGTGATATCGATATAGATCAAATAGATGAGGAGCAAGGGGAAAAGCTGAACAAAGCGCTAGGCGACGTCTTCAAACAGTTCAAAACCAACCGTGGGAAATCCAAGAAGCAAAACAAGAATGATGAAACACTGACTCATTTCAGGATAAGGGCTCTTGATTTGATTGAGATATTCTTAGATTCCAACCCTTCCATGATACTGACCTTGGAAATATTAGTACCTCTGTTACAGCTGCTGGAATTTAGCATAAAAGACAACCATCAGAAACCTCTACAGAATCGAGTTAAATCTTGTCTCAAAAAAATGACTTCCATGAAAAAATTTGCGGACTGTTCTGAGGTGACTGACAAAACTTTGTGTGATTTCTTAGGGAGTCTTTTGGAAAAAGGAACGAGGAATTCCACAATGTTACAATTTATGGGAAATGAAATTTCCCAATGCTGTGTATTCATAATCAGATGTTCGCAAGTGTTAGTTAATAATGAGGAAACCCCTAAAAAAGTGAAGAAACATTTGAGGGAGGATATAACAAACATCATCAAGAATTCTTTAGATAATTATATGAGGAGGAGAGACTGTCATTTGCCTAATCAAATTTTCAAACAAACGGCACAGTTAAATTGGAATGGCAACATTGAGCTTTTGAAGTACTTATCGTCTGTTATATTCGAGGAAGATATCAAGCCCTATAAAAAGAATCTAGCGGCAGATTTAATCAGGATCTGTTTCACCAATCACAGGTTGTTAACCACTTGCGATGACAAATTGAAAGACGATTTGAAAGAGATAGCGATGGGATTTTTGAATGAGTGCCAAAAACTCTTTGGAAATTTAGTAGAAAATCAAAGCAATGGCAACGTACGagagaaattcatttcatatctCTTTATTATTATAGCAGCAATCAAAAAAGGCCCCTTAGAAATAAACGAATTCCAATGGAAAGACTTAGGAGAAATAATCAGAGAATATAGAAGTTTTATTAAAACAAATCAAGAGACTAAAAAAACCTACAACACATTATGCTCGGCACTCGGAGTGTCAAACATAGTCCAAATGAAACAATCTATTGTTAAATTTACCAACAACAAAGAAGATGATGATGAGTCAAGTATAATCTCCGGTAATAAAACTAAAAAGAGTAAGAAAAAAGCCAACAAcgataaaatgaaattgaagaaaGAGGCAAAAGAAGAAAGAATGAAAAGTCTCAGTGAAGGACTAGAAGGAGGTTTTAGCAATGTTGAAAACATGAATGGACATGAACCCGAAGCAGATGTTGAAATGAACGGTGACtcaaatgaaaatgtgaaatcgaagaaaagaaaaatgataaatggtgaattaaaaaaatctaAGAAAATGAAAACGTCAGCCTAA
- the LOC123320830 gene encoding transcription initiation factor TFIID subunit 7 isoform X2, whose translation MDFENDVENEKIVLEQQFILRLPHEEAIKLRNLLDTKPSKVKKSLKLDLNLDDNSGIVKFGKRKLYGCLRKFPTIIESYKTHDKVTICKTADINQVLICDFEKNDNKKLNFMHGITPPLKNVKKKRFRKTLINTERAVEVENIERELYYLLRTDLEAVSSKYEVTYEQDKENRPNNSELNLFGNISSETSDEED comes from the exons atggattttgaaaatgatGTCGAAAACGAGAAAATCGTATTAGAGCAGCAGTTCATTCTTAGATTGCCACAT GAGGAAGCTATAAAACTTCGTAATTTGCTGGATACTAAACCAAGCAAGGTGAAGAAATCGTTGAAGCTTGATCTCAATTTAGATGATAATTCAGGAATTGTGAAATTCGGTAAACGTAAACTTTATGGTTGTTTGCGAAAATTTCCCACCATTATTGAGTCGTACAAAACTCATGATAAAGTAACAATCTGCAAAACTGCAGATATTAATCAAGTTCTCATCtgcgattttgaaaaaaacgaCAACAAAAAGTTGAACTTTATGCATGGAATTACTCCTCCCTTGAAGAATGTAAAGAAGAAAAGATTCAGGAAAACTCTTATAAACACAGAAAGGGCTGTTgaggttgaaaatattgaaagagaATTGTATTATCTTTTGAGAACCGATCTTGAGGCT GTATCTTCTAAATATGAAGTAACATATGAGCAAGACAAGGAAAATCGTCCAAATAACAGTG aaCTCAATCTTTTTGGGAACATATCTTCAGAg ACGTCTGATGAAGAAGACTGA
- the LOC123320829 gene encoding dnaJ homolog subfamily C member 30, mitochondrial-like, which produces MCSKVCRQSVRTISIFRSLRTRDFYESLELKPGATQADIKEAYYRLSMKYHPDRNKGEEASVRFRQITEAYEVLRNVKLRKLYDKGLTMNDTPRTAQEEEINKFYKSRQFRSRPPPPTGRTPIYDFDEWSRSHYGATLARDIARKKRRQQEEVLRASDAEHLKKEKILICTLILAGLAFYFYARQEGYDKVKEDIIGKRR; this is translated from the exons ATGTGTAGCAAAGTATGTCGTCAGTCTGTTAGgacaatttcgatttttcgATCGCTCAGAACTAGAGATTTTTACGAATCTTTGGAACTTAAGCCTGGAGCCACACAGGCAGATATCAAGGAAGCTTATTATAGGCTATCTATGAAGTATCATCCAGATAGAAACAAGGGCGAAGAGGCCTCTGTTAGATTCAGGCAGATAACGGAAGCTTATGAAGTGTTGAGGAACGTTAAGTTGAGGAAGTTATATGATAAAG GTTTAACAATGAACGATACACCTCGCACAGCacaagaagaagaaatcaacaagtTCTACAAATCTAGGCAATTCAGATCGAGACCCCCTCCACCAACTGGAAGGACTCCTATATACGATTTTGACGAGTGGTCTAGAAGCCATTATGGGGCGACTTTAGCCAGGGATATAGCTAGGAAGAAAAGGAGACAACAAGAAGAAGTCTTGCGAGCATCTGATGCTGAACATCTCAAAAAGGAGAAGATCTTAATTTGTACACTAATTCTGGCAGGTTTAGCATTTTATTTTTATGCCAGGCAAGAAGGTTATGATAAGGTTAAAGAAGATATTATTGGTAAACGTAGGTGA
- the LOC123320827 gene encoding phosphatidylinositol 5-phosphate 4-kinase type-2 alpha — MSFPSTGQGLSKLKKKHFRVKHQKVKLFRANEPFLSVLMWGINHTINELMHVTIPVMLLPDDFRAYSKIKIDNHLFNKENMPSHFKVKEYCPMVFRNIRERFGIDDLDYKESLTRSQPLPEDSSGKSGAKFYHTSDKLFIIKTLTSEEVERMHSFLKQYHPYIVERHGKTLLPQYLGMYRLTVDNVENYIVVTRNVFSNHLHIHRKFDLKGSTVDREASEKEREKELPTYKDNDFVNEQMKVYIGEEAKSKLMETLTADVEFLTKLHLMDYSLLLGIHEVERGELEMARERELEAEHPCGDSDESECGSGFDQRRFEMTTPPDSPNAIAQFVREHSLQYEGGIIPELDIYAIPSCDSAPVKEIYFVAIIDVLTHYGVKKQAAKAAKTVKYGSNVDGISTCDPEQYAKRFIEFMNKAIE, encoded by the exons ATGTCTTTCCCAAGTACAGGACAGGGACTGTCCAAActcaaaaagaaacattttcggGTGAAACACCAAAAAGTCAAGCTTTTCAGGGCTAATGAACCGTTTCTATCGGTTTTGATGTGGGGAATCAACCACACG ATAAATGAGCTTATGCATGTTACCATCCCTGTCATGTTGCTGCCAGATGATTTCAGGGCATATTCCAAAATTAAAATAGATAACCATCTTTTTAATAA GGAGAATATGCCCTCTCATTTCAAGGTTAAAGAATATTGTCCCATGGTGTTCCGCAATATTCGAGAGAGGTTTGGAATTGATGATTTGGATTATAAGGAATCTTTGACAAG GTCTCAGCCTTTGCCTGAGGATTCTTCTGGTAAAAGTGGTGCTAAATTCTACCATACATCTGACAAACTCTTCATAATAAAAACCTTGACTTCGGAAGAGGTCGAAAGAATGCATTCTTTCCTCAAGCAATACCATCCATATATTGTGGAGAGACACGGAAAGACACTTCTACCTCAGTACCTAGGGATGTACAGACTTACTGTTGATAACGTAGAAAACTATATTGTTGTTACAAGGAATGTTTTCTCGAACCATTTACACATCCACAGGAAGTTTGACCTGAAAGGATCCACTGTAGATAGGGAAGCTTCAGAAAAGGAGAGAGAAAAGGAACTTCCAACTTACAAGGATAACGATTTTGTTAATGAACAGATGAAG GTATACATCGGAGAAGAGGCCAAAAGTAAGTTGATGGAAACTTTGACTGCCGATGTTGAGTTTTTGACTAAACTGCATCTGATGGATTACAGTCTATTATTGG gTATTCACGAAGTTGAGCGTGGCGAATTGGAGATGGCTAGGGAAAGAGAACTAGAGGCTGAACACCCTTGCGGTGATTCCGATGAGAGCGAATGCGGCTCAGGATTTGACCAAAGACGTTTTGAAATGACCACACCACCTGATTCCCCAAATGCCATAGCACAGTTCGTCAGGGAACACAGTTTACAATATGAGG gtGGTATTATCCCGGAATTGGACATTTACGCCATACCAAGTTGCGATTCCGCACCAGTCAAAGAAATATACTTTGTGGCCATTATCGACGTCCTCACCCATTACGGCGTCAAAAAGCAGGCTGCCAAGGCGGCCAAAACAGTCAAATACGGTTCTAACGTGGACGGTATAAGCACATGCGATCCGGAACAGTATGCCAAAAGATTTATCGAATTCATGAATAAGGCCATAGAGTGA